In the Theobroma cacao cultivar B97-61/B2 chromosome 1, Criollo_cocoa_genome_V2, whole genome shotgun sequence genome, one interval contains:
- the LOC18611127 gene encoding glutamate receptor 3.2 has translation MKLLNIAASYQSYVAIRNQSSLDLPILCTVTNHEDALSAEINKVTRRTRATILCALPAKAKSTMENESSTSYMSRYMYDITRGLANLIGNYDCFKSGRTVYKELGNGVRRKSTRNPTVKVYYFSQRFLDEKYFFQKTLSYCGDRISDLNISTFNMNSPATQNAGAIIQMAATLSFSTARPLQYFSELTVAVPVTSVPWQFANTVHDQNHKETQITGFWIDIFEAAVTMMPINTTYKLVPFYGSDDQLLKEVARKTFDAAVGLTVITEYRSQVVEFSYPSFEVGPVVVMKKDFELNQVFSFMSPFTDDMWLTLALMTIFTAFVIWLVEHRTGNESGGNLPARKVGAIFWFSFATLFYGGHRESPRNSLTYFVLAPWLFLILVVTSTYTASFTSMITGSETESSSLDIENLKITNAIIGCDGDSIIFRYIVEVFGFQRKNIKNIAQSSIDDYAKALSSGKIKAAFLLTPYADVFLAKYCKGFSVWNPIRNLHGSTVVFPQGSPFVEEMSVAMSRLLESGKFKQMQEEMLSSSDCSGSTIDGTIKRGIGPGPFSGLFILSGGTSALAMFITVIPLMKRRWESCIQRMLIGRGLWVWLTTLFSQTLRRNELEIQYQG, from the exons ATGAAGCTGTTGAATATTGCAGCGTCTTATCAATCTTATGTGGCCATCAGAAATCAGAGTTCACTTGATTTGCCAATTCTTTGTACGGTCACAAATCATGAAGATGCACTTTCTGCAGAAATAAATAAGGTTACCAGGAGAACCAGAGCGACCATACTGTGTGCTCTGCCTGCAAAAGCTAAATCAACAATGGAAAACGAATCTTCAACGAGTTACATGTCCCGATATATGTATGACATCACTCGCGGACTTGCTAATTTAATCGGCAATTACGATTGTTTTAAGTCTGGGAGGACTGTCTACAAGGAGTTGGGAAATGGTGTTCGTCGGAAATCTACTAGAAATCCGACTGTCAAAGTATACTATTTCTCACAACGttttttggatgaaaaatatttcttcCAAAAAACCCTGTCTTATTGTGGTGACAGGATTAGTGACTTAAACATCTCCACTTTCAACATGAATAGCCCTGCAACGCAGAATGCAGGTGCGATAATTCAAATGGCAGCTACTTTATCATTTTCGACAGCCCGTCCACTTCAGTATTTTTCAGAGTTAACCGTCGCCGTACCAGTAACATCGGTTCCCTGGCAGTTTGCCAACACAGTTCATGACCAGAATCACAAAGAAACACAAATAACAGGGTTTTGGATTGATATCTTCGAAGCAGCTGTTACAATGATGCCAATCAATACCACTTACAAACTGGTCCCATTTTACGGTTCTGATGATCAATTGCTCAAGGAAGTTGCTCGCAAG ACTTTTGATGCAGCTGTTGGCTTAACAGTAATTACAGAGTACCGGTCCCAGGTTGTAGAATTCTCATATCCCAGTTTTGAAGTAGGACCGGTGGTAGTGATGAAgaaagattttgaattgaacCAAGTTTTTTCATTCATGAGCCCTTTTACCGACGACATGTGGCTTACTTTGGCATTAATGACTATCTTCACTGCTTTTGTTATTTGGTTAGTTGAACATAGAACTGGTAATGAATCTGGAGGTAACTTGCCTGCTAGAAAAGTTGGAGCTATCTTCTGGTTCTCTTTTGCGACTCTCTTCTATGGAGGACATA GAGAATCACCCAGGAACAGCTTAACTTATTTTGTACTGGCCCCATGGTTATTCCTGATCCTGGTTGTCACTTCAACCTATACAGCGAGTTTTACTTCCATGATAACAGGCTCAGAAACCGAGTCATCTAGCTTGGATATAGAAAACCTCAAGATAACAAATGCAATTATCGGTTGTGATGGAGATTCTATTATCTTCCGTTATATAGTGGAGGTCTTTGGTTTCCAGCGAAAGAATATCAAGAACATTGCTCAATCTTCAATTGATGATTATGCAAAGGCTCTATCAAGTGGAAAGATAAAGGCTGCATTCCTTTTGACGCCTTATGCCGATGTTTTCCTTGCAAAATACTGCAAAGGCTTCAGTGTGTGGAACCCAATACGTAATCTACACGGTTCTACAGTT GTGTTTCCACAGGGTTCTCCTTTTGTTGAAGAGATGTCAGTTGCAATGTCGAGATTACTGGAGAGCGGAAAATTCAAACAAATGCAGGAAGAAATGCTATCTTCTTCAGATTGTTCGGGTTCAACAATTGATGGTACCATAAAACGAGGAATAGGGCCAGGGCCCTTCTcaggtttgtttattttatcagGCGGGACATCTGCACTTGCAATGTTCATCACGGTCATTCCCCTGATGAAAAGACGTTGGGAGAGCTGCATCCAGAGAATGTTGATAGGCAGAGGACTTTGGGTGTGGCTCACAACTCTGTTCTCTCAAACCCTGAGAAGAAATGAGCTTGAAATTCAATATCAAGGATAA
- the LOC18611128 gene encoding glutamate receptor 2.9: MDSKMVFALLLVSLALLLLFPSINCSTGIGDTAGGGEFPDSFRAVSDCSFSSSVEFQQEQHIAWEMSIRGFNGITGPKMALTFQDLYGNSTPVVLSAFYGDKKGHMDDIDIVTLVLTYCSNNKMRKLWALIIMDDPISLSTTSSPLLGTINNTFRGTYRSQDSSSGGAGNKMIDGALVISNTTQFLSVNINDKNYRTLTELYNSFDELVEKVVVEVSHRYIKKWFHRAVGDIEITADHNQPRVFYQRRSESRFTMVVKAKPNELDRFWWFLSPFTLEMWLTLVALSVFTGFVTWIIEGQNEDGPNLVEALLFFVHRDAPRNRLTNFVQVPWLFLVLVVTSTYTASFSSTVTSSETKPPCLDMENLKITNAIIGCDGDSIIFRYLVETLGFKRKNIKNIAQSSIDDYAEALSTGNIKAAFFSTPHADVFLEKYRKGFSAWEPIRNLRDSTIVFPRGSPFVSEMSKFKQMKGYMLSFLDCSGSTIDGTMKQGIGPGPFSGLFFLSGGASAIAMLITVIRLIERRWENYIQRMLMGRELWVWLTTLFPRNQRRNELQIQVQG, from the exons AGCAAAATGGTTTTTGCCTTGCTCTTGGTGAGTCTTGCACTACTACTTCTGTTTCCATCAATAAATTGCAGTACAGGGATAGGAGATACAGCAGGTGGTGGTGAGTTCCCTGATTCTTTTCGTGCAGTTTCAGACTGCAGTTTCAGTTCTTCAGTTGAGTTCCAACAAGAACAGCATATTGCTTGGGAGATGAGCATACGCGGTTTTAACGGCATAACTGGACCTAAAATGGCGTTAACCTTCCAAGATTTGTACGGTAATTCTACTCCGGTAGTACTTTCAG CTTTCTACGGAGACAAAAAAGGCCACATGGATGATATAGATATTGTCACCCTCGTTTTAACTTACTGTTCGAACAACAAGATGCGGAAGCTTTGGGCCCTTATTATAATGGATGACCCTATATCACTCTCAACAACGTCCTCGCCACTTCTAGGCACTATAAACAATACATTTCGTGGAACCTACAGAAGCCAGGACTCGAGTTCCGGTGGCGCCGGAAATAAGATGATCGACGGGGCACTGGTGATATCAAATACTACCCAGTTTTTGAGCGTAAATATTAATGACAAGAACTACAGAACACTCACAGAGCTTTATAACTCTTTTGATGAACTGGTTGAGAAGGTTGTCGTTGAG GTATCGCATAGATATATAAAGAAGTGGTTTCATAGAGCGGTTGGTGACATAGAAATTACAGCAGATCATAACCAGCCTCGGGTATTCTATCAGCGACGTTCGGAATCACGGTTCACGATGGTAGTTAAGGCAAAACCCAACGAATTGGACAGATTTTGGTGGTTCCTAAGCCCCTTCACACTAGAGATGTGGCTTACTTTAGTAGCTTTGAGTGTATTTACAGGATTTGTTACCTGGATAATTGAAGGGCAGAACGAGGATGGGCCTAATTTGGTAGAAGCTCTGCTATTCTTTGTGCATA GAGATGCACCAAGGAACAGATTAACTAATTTTGTGCAGGTCCCATGGTTATTCCTGGTCCTGGTTGTCACTTCAACCTATACAGCGAGTTTTTCTTCCACGGTTACAAGCTCAGAAACTAAGCCACCTTGCTTAGATATGGAAAACCTCAAGATAACAAATGCTATTATCGGTTGTGATGGAGATTCTATTATCTTCCGTTATTTAGTTGAAACCCTTGGGTTCAAACGAAAGAATATCAAGAACATCGCTCAATCTTCAATCGATGATTACGCAGAGGCTCTATCAACTGGGAATATAAAGGCTGCATTCTTTTCAACGCCTCATGCCGATGTTTTCCTCGAGAAATACCGCAAAGGCTTCAGCGCGTGGGAACCAATCCGTAATCTACGCGATTCCACAATT GTGTTTCCACGGGGTTCTCCTTTTGTTTCAGAGATGTCTAAGTTCAAGCAAATGAAGGGATACATGCTATCTTTTTTGGATTGTTCAGGTTCAACAATTGATGGCACCATGAAACAAGGAATAGGACCAGGCCCCTTCTcaggtttgttttttttatcagGCGGTGCATCTGCAATTGCGATGTTAATCACGGTCATTCGTCTGATTGAAAGACGTTGGGAGAACTACATTCAGAGAATGTTGATGGGTAGAGAACTTTGGGTGTGGCTCACTACTCTGTTTCCTCGAAACCAGAGGAGAAATGAGCTTCAAATTCAAGTCCAAGGATAA